One genomic region from Amycolatopsis sp. FBCC-B4732 encodes:
- a CDS encoding DNA-directed RNA polymerase subunit beta, which translates to MAVSPANQATAATTSAESRSESTGIPGAPKRVSFAKIREPLNTPNLLDVQIQSFQWFTGDEAWFERRVEEGEENPVGGLEEVLNEISPIEDFSGSMSLSFSAPRFDEVKASIEECKDKDMTYAAPLFVTAEFVNNNTGEIKSQTVFLGDFPVMTDKGTFIINGTERVVVSQLVRSPGVYYSKDVDKTTDKDVFSVRVIPSRGAWLEFDVDKRDTVGVRIDRKRRQPVTVLLKALGWTTEAIRERFSFSETLLATLEKDHTAGTDEALLDIYRKLRPGEPPTKESAQTLLENLFFKAKRYDLAKVGRYKVNKKLGLSTAYDTGTLTEEDIVTTIEYLVRLHAGEDKMDAQNGTEIPVETDDIDHFGNRRLRTVGELIQNQIRVGLSRTERVVRERMTTQDVEAITPQTLINIRPIGAAIKEFFGTSQLSQFMDQNNPLSGLTHKRRLSALGPGGLSRERAGMEVRDVHPSHYGRMCPIETPEGPNIGLIGSLCSYARVNPFGFIETPYRKVVEGRVTDQVDYLTADEEDRYVKAQANAPISDDGTFVEDRVMARRKGGEVELIDPLDIDYMDVSPRQMVSVATAMIPFLEHDDANRALMGANMQRQAVPLLRNQAPYVGTGVELRAAVDAGDVLVAEQSGIVEELSADLITIMHDDGTRKSYGLYKFRRSNHGTCFNHRPIVNEGDRVEQGQVIADGPSTENGEMALGKNLLVAVMPWEGHNYEDAIILSERLVQDDVLTSIHIEEHEIDARDTKLGAEEITRDIPNVSEEVLADLDERGIIRIGAEVRDGDILVGKVTPKGETELTPEERLLRAIFGEKAREVRDTSLKVPHGETGKVIGIRVFSREDDDELPPGVNELVRVYVAQKRKIQPGDKLAGRHGNKGVIGKILPVEDMPFMEDGTPVDIILNTHGVPRRMNIGQILELHLGWLASQGWTIEGDPDWAKNLNEELYDVAPGTNTATPVFDGAKEEELTGLLGATKPNRDGERMVKENGKATLLDGRSGEPYPYPVAVGYMYILKLHHLVDDKIHARSTGPYSMITQQPLGGKAQFGGQRFGEMECWAMQAYGAAYTLQELLTIKSDDVVGRVKVYEAIVKGENIPEPGIPESFKVLLKELQSLCLNVEVLSSDGAAIEMRDSDDEDLERAAANLGINLSRNESPSVDDVVH; encoded by the coding sequence TTGGCAGTCTCTCCCGCGAACCAGGCCACTGCTGCGACCACCTCGGCTGAATCTCGCTCGGAGTCCACGGGAATCCCCGGCGCGCCCAAGCGGGTTTCCTTCGCAAAGATTCGCGAACCGCTCAACACGCCCAACCTGCTCGACGTCCAGATCCAGTCGTTCCAGTGGTTCACCGGGGACGAAGCGTGGTTCGAACGCCGTGTCGAAGAAGGTGAAGAAAACCCGGTCGGCGGCCTCGAAGAGGTCCTGAACGAGATCTCCCCGATCGAGGACTTCTCCGGTTCGATGTCCCTGTCCTTCTCCGCCCCGCGCTTCGACGAGGTCAAGGCCTCGATCGAGGAGTGCAAGGACAAGGACATGACGTACGCCGCGCCGCTGTTCGTCACGGCCGAGTTCGTCAACAACAACACGGGCGAGATCAAGAGCCAGACGGTCTTCCTCGGCGACTTCCCGGTCATGACCGACAAGGGCACGTTCATCATCAACGGCACCGAGCGTGTCGTCGTGTCCCAGCTGGTCCGCTCGCCGGGCGTCTACTACTCGAAGGACGTCGACAAGACGACCGACAAGGACGTCTTCAGCGTCCGCGTGATCCCGAGCCGCGGCGCGTGGCTCGAGTTCGACGTCGACAAGCGCGACACCGTCGGTGTCCGCATCGACCGCAAGCGCCGCCAGCCGGTCACCGTGCTGCTGAAGGCGCTGGGGTGGACCACCGAGGCGATCCGCGAGCGCTTCTCCTTCTCGGAGACGCTGCTGGCCACCCTCGAGAAGGACCACACGGCCGGCACCGACGAGGCCCTGCTCGACATCTACCGCAAGCTGCGCCCGGGCGAACCCCCCACCAAGGAGAGCGCGCAGACCCTGCTGGAGAACCTGTTCTTCAAGGCGAAGCGCTACGACCTGGCCAAGGTCGGCCGATACAAGGTCAACAAGAAGCTCGGCCTGTCGACGGCCTACGACACCGGGACGCTGACCGAAGAGGACATCGTCACGACCATCGAGTACCTGGTCCGGCTGCACGCCGGCGAGGACAAGATGGACGCGCAGAACGGCACCGAGATCCCGGTCGAGACCGACGACATCGACCACTTCGGCAACCGGCGCCTGCGCACGGTCGGCGAGCTGATCCAGAACCAGATCCGGGTCGGCCTCTCCCGCACCGAGCGCGTCGTGCGCGAGCGCATGACCACGCAGGACGTCGAGGCGATCACGCCGCAGACCCTGATCAACATCCGCCCGATCGGCGCGGCGATCAAGGAGTTCTTCGGCACCTCGCAGCTGTCGCAGTTCATGGACCAGAACAACCCGCTGTCGGGCCTGACGCACAAGCGTCGTCTGTCGGCCCTCGGCCCGGGTGGTCTGTCCCGTGAGCGCGCCGGCATGGAGGTCCGGGACGTCCACCCGTCGCACTACGGCCGCATGTGCCCGATCGAGACGCCGGAAGGCCCGAACATCGGCCTGATCGGCTCGCTCTGCTCGTACGCGCGGGTCAACCCGTTCGGCTTCATCGAGACGCCGTACCGCAAGGTCGTCGAGGGCCGGGTCACCGACCAGGTCGACTACCTGACCGCGGACGAAGAGGACCGGTACGTCAAGGCCCAGGCCAACGCGCCGATCTCGGACGACGGCACCTTCGTCGAAGACCGGGTCATGGCCCGCCGCAAGGGCGGCGAGGTCGAGCTGATCGACCCGCTCGACATCGACTACATGGACGTCTCGCCGCGGCAGATGGTCTCGGTCGCGACGGCGATGATCCCGTTCCTCGAGCACGACGACGCGAACCGCGCCCTGATGGGTGCGAACATGCAGCGCCAGGCCGTGCCGCTGCTGCGCAACCAGGCCCCGTACGTGGGCACGGGTGTGGAGCTGCGCGCCGCGGTCGACGCCGGTGACGTGCTCGTCGCCGAGCAGTCCGGCATCGTCGAGGAGCTCTCGGCGGACCTGATCACGATCATGCACGACGACGGCACGCGGAAGAGCTACGGACTGTACAAGTTCCGCCGCTCCAACCACGGCACCTGCTTCAACCACCGCCCGATCGTCAACGAGGGTGACCGGGTCGAGCAGGGTCAGGTCATCGCCGACGGCCCGTCCACCGAAAACGGTGAGATGGCGCTCGGCAAGAACCTGCTCGTCGCGGTCATGCCGTGGGAGGGCCACAACTACGAGGACGCGATCATCCTCTCGGAGCGCCTGGTGCAGGACGACGTCTTGACGTCGATCCACATCGAGGAGCACGAGATCGACGCCCGCGACACCAAGCTGGGCGCCGAGGAGATCACCCGGGACATCCCGAACGTCTCCGAGGAGGTCCTGGCCGACCTCGACGAGCGCGGCATCATCCGCATCGGTGCCGAGGTCCGCGACGGCGACATCCTGGTCGGCAAGGTCACGCCGAAGGGCGAGACCGAGCTGACGCCGGAAGAGCGCCTGCTCCGCGCGATCTTCGGCGAGAAGGCCCGCGAAGTCCGCGACACCTCGCTGAAGGTGCCGCACGGCGAGACCGGCAAGGTCATCGGCATCCGCGTGTTCTCGCGCGAGGACGACGACGAGCTGCCCCCGGGCGTCAACGAGCTGGTCCGCGTCTACGTGGCCCAGAAGCGCAAGATCCAGCCGGGCGACAAGCTCGCCGGCCGCCACGGCAACAAGGGCGTCATCGGCAAGATCCTGCCGGTCGAGGACATGCCGTTCATGGAGGACGGCACCCCGGTCGACATCATCCTGAACACGCACGGTGTGCCGCGACGGATGAACATCGGCCAGATCCTCGAGCTGCACCTGGGCTGGCTGGCCTCGCAGGGCTGGACGATCGAGGGCGACCCGGACTGGGCGAAGAACCTCAACGAGGAGCTCTACGACGTCGCGCCCGGCACGAACACCGCGACCCCGGTGTTCGACGGCGCGAAGGAAGAGGAGCTCACCGGGCTGCTCGGGGCGACCAAGCCGAACCGCGACGGCGAGCGCATGGTCAAGGAGAACGGCAAGGCGACCCTGCTGGACGGCCGCTCCGGCGAGCCGTACCCGTACCCGGTCGCGGTCGGCTACATGTACATCCTGAAGCTGCACCACCTGGTCGACGACAAGATCCACGCCCGCTCCACCGGTCCGTACTCGATGATCACGCAGCAGCCGCTGGGTGGTAAGGCGCAGTTCGGTGGCCAGCGCTTCGGTGAGATGGAGTGCTGGGCGATGCAGGCGTACGGCGCTGCCTACACGCTGCAGGAGCTGCTGACGATCAAGTCGGACGACGTGGTCGGCCGCGTCAAGGTGTACGAGGCCATCGTCAAGGGGGAGAACATCCCCGAGCCGGGCATCCCGGAGTCGTTCAAGGTGCTCCTCAAGGAGCTCCAGTCGCTGTGCCTGAACGTCGAGGTGCTCTCCAGCGACGGTGCGGCCATCGAGATGCGCGACTCCGACGACGAGGACCTCGAGCGCGCCGCGGCCAACCTGGGCATCAACCTGTCCCGCAACGAGTCGCCCTCGGTGGACGACGTCGTGCACTGA
- a CDS encoding MCE family protein — MLVRRTKLQLIAFAVISVVAIVYALVRFAGLGTVFGNDGYTVKLQLNESGGIFTNAEVTYRGYNIGRVGEMRLTATGLEADLNIDPSAPQVPADLDAVVANRSAVGEQYVDLKPKADKGPYLAAGSVIPAAKTTTPVSTDRLIGDLDSLAASVPVDSLRTVVDESYDAFRGTGGDLQKLLDTARSFTTTAQEYLPQTIQLLDQGGKVLDTQNDEAANFASFSKSLNELTGTLKNSDGDLRKLIGITPQVAAQVSQVLKESGPGLGALTANLLTTANLTVTRLDGIEQGLVTYPALAGAASSVAPGDGTAHLGLVLNLFNPPACTKGYMPYSQYRTGDNTTPRPADDNAYCAEPKGSPINVRGAQNAPYGGVPVKPSDADVSANANRPAEELAEERNSRGVPGIVGSPGVSLTSLGALLGLA; from the coding sequence ATGCTGGTGCGCAGGACGAAACTCCAGCTGATCGCCTTCGCGGTCATTTCCGTCGTCGCGATCGTGTACGCGCTGGTCCGGTTCGCCGGGCTCGGCACCGTGTTCGGCAACGACGGCTACACGGTGAAGCTGCAGCTCAACGAGTCGGGCGGCATCTTCACCAACGCCGAAGTCACCTACCGCGGCTACAACATCGGCCGGGTCGGCGAAATGCGGCTGACCGCGACCGGGCTCGAGGCCGACCTGAACATCGACCCGTCGGCGCCCCAGGTGCCGGCGGACCTCGACGCCGTCGTCGCCAACCGGTCGGCGGTCGGCGAGCAGTACGTCGACCTGAAGCCGAAGGCCGACAAGGGCCCGTACCTGGCGGCGGGCTCGGTGATCCCGGCGGCCAAGACGACCACCCCGGTCAGCACCGACCGCCTGATCGGCGACCTCGACTCGCTCGCGGCGTCGGTCCCGGTCGACTCGCTGCGCACGGTCGTCGACGAGTCCTACGACGCCTTCCGCGGCACCGGCGGCGACCTGCAGAAGCTCCTGGACACCGCGCGCAGCTTCACCACGACCGCGCAGGAGTACCTGCCGCAGACGATCCAGCTGCTCGACCAGGGCGGCAAGGTGCTCGACACGCAGAACGACGAGGCGGCGAACTTCGCGTCGTTCAGCAAGAGCCTCAACGAGCTCACCGGCACGCTGAAGAACTCCGACGGTGACCTGCGCAAGCTCATCGGCATCACGCCGCAGGTGGCCGCGCAGGTCAGCCAGGTGCTGAAGGAGTCCGGGCCGGGCCTGGGCGCGCTGACGGCGAACCTGCTCACCACGGCCAACCTGACCGTGACCCGGCTCGACGGGATCGAGCAGGGCCTGGTCACCTACCCGGCGCTGGCCGGCGCCGCGAGCAGCGTCGCCCCCGGTGACGGGACCGCCCACCTGGGCCTGGTGCTCAACCTGTTCAACCCGCCCGCCTGCACCAAGGGCTACATGCCGTATTCGCAGTACCGGACCGGGGACAACACGACGCCCCGGCCCGCGGACGACAACGCGTACTGTGCCGAACCGAAGGGCAGCCCGATCAACGTCCGCGGTGCGCAGAACGCGCCGTACGGCGGCGTGCCGGTCAAGCCGTCCGACGCCGACGTCTCGGCCAACGCGAACCGGCCGGCCGAGGAGCTGGCGGAGGAGCGCAACAGCCGGGGCGTGCCGGGCATCGTCGGCAGCCCCGGCGTCAGCCTCACCAGCCTGGGCGCGCTGCTCGGACTGGCCTGA
- a CDS encoding MCE family protein, with protein sequence MKKLVTVGALATASALVLSGCAFKGIYDLPLPGGADLGDHPYTVNVEFRDVLDLTPQAGVKVDEVPIGRVENVGLTKDGWHALVTLKVNGDVKLPANAIANVKQSSLLGEKYVELASPGDDQAQGKLADNATIPLARTNRSVEVEELLGALSLLLNGGGVDQLNTITKELNNATSGREPDIKALLDNANQLVTNLDQQSRNITRALDGLNRLSSTLNGQKDKLVGAVDNLAPGLGVLESQRGQLVTMLQALDNLSGVATDTVNRSQKDLVADLKALTPTLQKLGEAGNDLPKALQILLTFPFSDQAVNDVKGDYFNLFAKVDLNLKTVVENLGNSRQNALAGQIPLPGLTGGVEGTPANQPPPLPIPGESGQAGQSQPGLGNLFGLLSGGAG encoded by the coding sequence GTGAAGAAGCTCGTGACCGTCGGCGCGCTCGCCACGGCCTCCGCGCTGGTCCTCTCCGGGTGCGCGTTCAAAGGCATCTACGACCTGCCGCTGCCCGGGGGCGCCGACCTCGGCGACCACCCGTACACGGTGAACGTCGAGTTCCGGGACGTGCTCGACCTGACCCCGCAGGCCGGGGTGAAGGTCGACGAGGTGCCGATCGGCCGGGTCGAGAACGTCGGGCTGACCAAGGACGGCTGGCACGCGCTGGTCACGCTCAAGGTCAACGGCGACGTCAAGCTGCCCGCCAACGCGATCGCCAACGTCAAGCAGTCGAGCCTGCTCGGCGAGAAGTACGTCGAGCTGGCCTCGCCGGGCGACGACCAGGCCCAGGGCAAGCTCGCCGACAACGCGACCATCCCGCTGGCCAGGACGAACCGCAGCGTCGAGGTCGAAGAGCTGCTCGGGGCGCTCTCGCTGCTGCTCAACGGTGGCGGGGTCGACCAGCTCAACACCATCACCAAGGAGCTCAACAACGCCACGTCCGGCCGCGAGCCGGACATCAAGGCGCTGCTGGACAACGCGAACCAGCTGGTCACGAACCTCGACCAGCAGTCGCGCAACATCACCCGCGCGCTCGACGGGCTGAACCGGCTGTCCTCGACCCTCAACGGCCAGAAGGACAAGCTGGTCGGCGCGGTCGACAACCTCGCGCCCGGCCTCGGCGTGCTGGAGTCGCAGCGCGGCCAGCTGGTCACGATGCTGCAGGCCCTGGACAACCTCTCCGGCGTCGCCACCGACACCGTGAACCGGTCGCAGAAGGACCTCGTCGCCGACCTGAAGGCGCTGACCCCGACGTTGCAGAAGCTCGGCGAGGCGGGCAACGACCTGCCGAAGGCCCTGCAGATCCTGCTGACGTTCCCGTTCAGCGACCAGGCCGTCAACGACGTCAAGGGCGACTACTTCAACCTGTTCGCGAAGGTGGACCTGAACCTGAAGACCGTCGTGGAGAACCTGGGCAACAGCAGGCAGAACGCCCTCGCCGGCCAGATCCCGCTGCCGGGGCTCACCGGCGGCGTCGAAGGCACCCCCGCCAACCAGCCGCCGCCGCTGCCGATCCCGGGCGAAAGCGGGCAGGCCGGGCAGTCCCAGCCGGGCCTCGGCAACCTCTTCGGGCTCCTGTCGGGAGGTGCGGGCTGA
- a CDS encoding MCE family protein, protein MSDTRFGLALTRGFTIAIVLALVVAGGIWWTLKDAGRNHLTAYFAGAVGLYEGNSVRMLGVDMGTVTKIQPMGNQVKVEFEYDRKVAVPADAKALIVAPSLVSDRYVQLAPAYTGGPRISDGAVIGLDRTEVPLEVDQLAASLARVSETLGPNGANKNGSLSNLLNTAAANVDGNGQVLHDTITKLGQAAGTLAGNKDDLFSTVENLGKFSQTLADSDKSVRNFESQLADVSGYLASEKDNLAATVQQLGTTLTAVQSFIDANHDRLKSNVDKLAGVTKVLVDQRGSLAEILDVAPVGLSNLVNTYNGSAGTLDARPNLNELTQPPLVMICRLLKQAGKGIPDVLGNACEGIAGLVDGVVPLPSLAQTVQALQSGQLPPLPLPIAGQLYGGGQ, encoded by the coding sequence ATGAGTGACACCCGCTTCGGACTGGCCCTGACCCGGGGCTTCACCATCGCGATCGTCCTCGCGCTCGTCGTCGCCGGCGGGATCTGGTGGACCCTCAAGGACGCCGGCCGCAACCACCTGACCGCGTACTTCGCCGGCGCCGTCGGCCTGTACGAGGGCAACAGCGTGCGGATGCTCGGCGTCGACATGGGCACGGTCACCAAGATCCAGCCCATGGGCAACCAGGTGAAGGTCGAGTTCGAGTACGACCGGAAGGTCGCCGTCCCGGCCGACGCGAAGGCGCTCATCGTGGCGCCGTCGCTGGTGTCCGACCGGTACGTCCAGCTCGCCCCGGCCTACACCGGCGGCCCGCGGATCTCCGACGGCGCGGTCATCGGCCTCGACCGCACCGAGGTGCCCCTCGAGGTCGACCAGCTCGCCGCCAGCCTGGCCCGGGTCAGCGAGACCCTCGGCCCGAACGGCGCCAACAAGAACGGGTCGCTGTCGAACCTGCTGAACACCGCGGCGGCCAACGTCGACGGCAACGGCCAGGTCCTGCACGACACGATCACCAAGCTCGGCCAGGCGGCCGGGACGCTGGCCGGCAACAAGGACGACCTGTTCTCCACGGTGGAGAACCTCGGCAAGTTCTCGCAGACGCTGGCCGACTCGGACAAGTCGGTCCGGAACTTCGAGAGCCAGCTCGCCGACGTCAGCGGCTACCTGGCGTCCGAAAAGGACAACCTGGCCGCGACCGTGCAGCAGCTCGGCACCACGCTCACCGCGGTGCAGTCGTTCATCGACGCCAACCACGACCGGCTCAAGTCCAACGTGGACAAGCTGGCCGGCGTCACCAAGGTGCTCGTCGACCAGCGCGGCTCGCTCGCCGAGATCCTCGACGTCGCCCCGGTCGGCCTGAGCAACCTGGTCAACACCTACAACGGCTCGGCGGGCACGCTCGACGCCCGGCCGAACCTCAACGAGCTGACCCAGCCCCCGCTGGTGATGATCTGCCGGCTGCTCAAGCAGGCCGGCAAGGGCATCCCGGACGTGCTCGGCAACGCCTGCGAGGGCATCGCCGGCCTGGTCGACGGGGTGGTCCCGCTGCCGTCGCTGGCGCAGACCGTGCAGGCCCTGCAGTCCGGTCAGCTGCCGCCGCTGCCCCTGCCCATCGCCGGGCAGCTCTACGGAGGTGGCCAGTGA
- a CDS encoding MCE family protein, translating to MKSFQKRNPVPIALVGIVVLGLGFLAALNSDDLPVIGGGTTYTAEFSEASGLQKDNDVRVAGVKVGKISDIELDGASVKVSFKVKDAWLGDRTSAAIKIKTLLGQKYLSLDPQGQGALDPGTAIPRDRTMAPYDVLDAFRGLSQTVDNIDTKQLAQSFDTISQTFANTPQDVKGALSGLSKLSDTIASRDQQLSNLLANTREVSQTLVDRDAEVQKLLTDGNKLLDELSKREDAITSLLNGSRELATQLQGLIDDNDKQLDPVLTSLDQLTSMLQRNQDSLADGIKKFAPFIRVFTNTIGNGRWFDNYICGLLLPSFGPINEEGCYTK from the coding sequence ATGAAGTCCTTCCAGAAGCGCAACCCCGTCCCGATCGCCCTCGTCGGCATCGTCGTGCTGGGCCTCGGTTTCCTCGCCGCGCTCAACTCCGACGACCTGCCGGTGATCGGCGGCGGCACCACCTACACCGCCGAGTTCAGCGAAGCCTCCGGGCTGCAGAAGGACAACGACGTCCGGGTCGCCGGCGTCAAGGTCGGCAAGATCAGCGACATCGAGCTCGACGGCGCGTCGGTCAAGGTGTCGTTCAAGGTCAAGGACGCCTGGCTGGGCGACCGGACCAGCGCCGCGATCAAGATCAAGACGCTGCTCGGGCAGAAGTACCTGTCGCTGGACCCGCAGGGCCAGGGCGCGCTCGACCCGGGCACGGCGATCCCGCGGGACCGCACGATGGCCCCCTACGACGTGCTCGACGCCTTCCGCGGGCTCTCGCAGACCGTGGACAACATCGACACCAAGCAGCTCGCGCAGAGCTTCGACACCATCTCGCAGACCTTCGCCAACACGCCGCAGGACGTGAAGGGCGCGCTGTCGGGCCTGTCGAAGCTCTCGGACACCATCGCCTCGCGCGACCAGCAGCTGTCCAACCTGCTGGCGAACACCCGCGAGGTGTCGCAGACGCTGGTCGACCGCGACGCCGAGGTGCAGAAGCTGCTGACCGACGGCAACAAGCTGCTCGACGAGCTGTCGAAGCGCGAGGACGCGATCACCTCGCTGCTCAACGGCTCCCGTGAGCTGGCCACGCAGCTGCAGGGCCTGATCGACGACAACGACAAGCAGCTCGACCCGGTGCTCACCTCGCTGGACCAGCTGACGTCGATGCTGCAGCGCAACCAGGACTCGCTGGCCGACGGCATCAAGAAGTTCGCGCCGTTCATCCGCGTCTTCACCAACACCATCGGCAACGGGCGCTGGTTCGACAACTACATCTGCGGCCTGCTCCTGCCGTCGTTCGGCCCGATCAACGAAGAGGGGTGCTACACGAAATGA
- a CDS encoding MCE family protein: protein MRGLLAPLIKLGVFVVVTVLFTTILGISIANINTTSTNAYKARFTDATLLLPNDDVRIAGVRVGQVKDVKIVDKRQAEVEFEVDAGRQLPAGVTAQIKFRNLVGQRYVSLGEGENSGGKTLGPGGTIPLDRTTPALDLTELFNGFKPLFTALNPDDVNKLSYEVIQVLQGEGGTVESLLSHTASLATTIANKDQVIGEVIDNLNSVLDTVNAHTPQLNDLIIKLQQLTSGLAADRKPIGDAIESLGNLAETTSGLLGEVREPLKNDISALGTLTNQLNKNEPELEHFIQFLPTKVSTLTRTADYGSWFNFYACEFTGSVSLPPLINDVPIPLVPLNRERCKG from the coding sequence GTGAGGGGACTGCTCGCACCGCTGATCAAGCTCGGCGTCTTCGTCGTCGTCACCGTGCTGTTCACGACGATCCTCGGGATCAGCATCGCCAACATCAACACCACCAGCACCAACGCCTACAAGGCGCGCTTCACCGACGCGACGCTCCTGCTGCCCAACGACGACGTCCGCATCGCCGGCGTCCGGGTCGGGCAGGTCAAGGACGTCAAGATCGTCGACAAGCGCCAGGCCGAGGTCGAGTTCGAGGTCGACGCCGGCCGGCAGCTGCCGGCCGGGGTGACCGCGCAGATCAAGTTCCGCAACCTGGTCGGCCAGCGCTACGTCTCCCTCGGCGAAGGCGAGAACAGCGGCGGCAAGACGCTCGGCCCCGGCGGCACCATCCCGCTGGACCGGACCACGCCGGCGCTGGACCTGACCGAGCTGTTCAACGGCTTCAAGCCGCTTTTCACCGCGCTCAACCCGGACGACGTCAACAAGCTGTCGTACGAGGTCATCCAGGTCCTGCAGGGCGAGGGCGGCACCGTCGAAAGCCTGCTTTCGCACACCGCGTCGCTGGCCACCACGATCGCGAACAAGGACCAGGTGATCGGCGAGGTCATCGACAACCTCAACTCGGTCCTCGACACGGTCAACGCGCACACGCCGCAGCTCAACGACCTGATCATCAAGCTGCAGCAGCTGACCTCCGGCCTCGCCGCCGACCGCAAGCCGATCGGCGACGCCATCGAGAGCCTCGGCAACCTGGCCGAAACGACGTCCGGGCTGCTCGGCGAGGTCCGCGAGCCGCTGAAGAACGACATCAGCGCGCTCGGCACCCTCACGAACCAGCTCAACAAGAACGAACCGGAGCTGGAGCACTTCATCCAGTTCCTGCCCACCAAGGTGAGCACGCTGACCCGCACCGCGGACTACGGCTCCTGGTTCAACTTCTACGCCTGCGAGTTCACCGGGAGCGTCAGCTTGCCGCCGCTGATCAACGATGTGCCGATCCCGCTGGTGCCTCTCAACCGCGAGAGGTGCAAGGGATGA
- a CDS encoding MCE family protein, with protein MRTLRRRLLGLLLIAVMVGGVALSIALYDKAFTPFVTVKLQADKIGNQLIKQSDVKVRGLIVGSVQDIVATDHGAELTLALKPESAKLIPENVSARFLPKTLFGERFVSLEIPKDPSAKTLASGDVIPQDRTSSAVELDQAFEHLMPVLQAVQPQKLSATLTAISTALQGRGDQLGDTLTQLGTYIGELNPHEPELQHNLKALAEFSDHLKDAAPDLVQSLDNLSTTTRTVVDQQQNLSNLYGTLTTASLDLQTFLQNNKENIISLADTARPTAELLAKYAPEYPCVISQMARNVPLIDQALGKGTDKPGLHATIEIIVPRAPYEAGKEEPRFEDKRGPRCYDMKDIPKPFPSEPPDGAFQDGTKHQAAPKTVGEGLNPAKFKADAAGGGSGAGDSADQLAYSSAEQGFLADLLGPQLGMNASDVPGWSALLVGPLYRGAEVTVK; from the coding sequence ATGAGGACGCTCCGACGCAGGCTGCTCGGCCTGCTGCTCATCGCCGTGATGGTCGGCGGGGTGGCGCTGTCCATCGCGCTCTACGACAAGGCGTTCACGCCGTTCGTCACGGTCAAGCTCCAGGCCGACAAGATCGGCAACCAGCTGATCAAGCAGTCCGACGTCAAGGTGCGCGGGCTGATCGTCGGCTCGGTGCAGGACATCGTCGCCACCGACCACGGCGCCGAGCTGACGCTGGCGCTCAAGCCGGAGTCGGCGAAGCTGATCCCGGAGAACGTTTCGGCGCGGTTCCTGCCGAAGACGCTCTTCGGCGAGCGGTTCGTCTCGCTGGAGATCCCGAAGGACCCGTCGGCCAAGACGCTGGCCAGCGGCGACGTCATCCCGCAGGACCGCACGTCCAGCGCGGTCGAGCTGGACCAGGCGTTCGAGCACCTGATGCCGGTGCTGCAGGCGGTGCAGCCGCAGAAGCTGTCGGCGACGCTCACCGCGATCTCGACGGCGCTGCAGGGCCGCGGCGACCAGCTCGGCGACACGCTGACGCAGCTGGGCACCTACATCGGCGAGCTGAACCCGCACGAGCCGGAGCTGCAGCACAACCTCAAGGCGCTCGCGGAGTTCTCGGACCACCTGAAGGACGCCGCGCCGGACCTGGTGCAGAGCCTCGACAACCTGAGCACGACCACCCGGACCGTGGTCGACCAGCAGCAGAACCTGTCGAACCTCTACGGCACCCTGACGACCGCGTCGCTGGACCTGCAGACCTTCCTGCAGAACAACAAGGAGAACATCATCTCCCTCGCCGACACCGCCCGGCCGACGGCCGAGCTGCTGGCGAAGTACGCCCCGGAGTACCCCTGCGTGATCTCCCAGATGGCCCGGAACGTGCCGCTGATCGACCAGGCGCTCGGCAAGGGCACCGACAAGCCGGGCCTGCACGCCACGATCGAGATCATCGTGCCGCGGGCGCCGTACGAGGCGGGCAAGGAAGAGCCGCGGTTCGAGGACAAGCGCGGGCCGCGCTGCTACGACATGAAGGACATCCCGAAGCCGTTCCCCTCGGAACCGCCGGACGGTGCCTTCCAGGACGGGACCAAGCACCAGGCCGCGCCGAAGACGGTGGGCGAGGGGCTCAACCCGGCCAAGTTCAAGGCCGACGCGGCCGGTGGAGGCAGCGGAGCCGGTGACAGTGCTGATCAACTTGCGTACTCGAGCGCGGAACAGGGCTTCCTGGCCGACCTGCTCGGCCCGCAGCTGGGCATGAACGCCTCGGACGTCCCGGGCTGGAGCGCCCTGCTCGTCGGCCCGCTGTACCGGGGCGCGGAGGTGACGGTCAAGTGA